AAACTGAGACTGGCAAAATTAGCCGGATTGGCATTCACAACAGGCCCCTTACCGCCCATCCCCACCATCAGCAGCAACGCTGTCATGGGAATCTGCCATCGGTCCCACCCTTTTCTACGATTATTCATAACTTGCACCTCAACGCCCACATCAAGGGCGTCATTTGAGTTGGGTAGACGTGCACACTTTGGGAAAGTTGCTCTCTATCTCAAGCGTGCCCAGATAGCCCCCTTATTCTGTGCGTTAAGTTTATAAATCGTCAGAATCTCCAGACTTTTTTTAGAGTGATCGCAAGGTCTAACTCAAGCCCATTCTGAACGCAATCATTACGCAAAACCTTATGCTGACAGGCTACCTGAACTGAGGGGAATCAGTACCCCTTCTGTTGTTAATCCCAGTTGGATAGACTCTTGAGAGCGAATCGCTCTGCCCGTTAAAGCACAACGGGTGTCTGCCTGAGCGATAGCGGGAAATGATGCAGAGATTTGTGACAGTTCAACGGTAGGGGTAAAGTCCCCCGATTTTTGCTGAACATAATTCCAAAGAATATCGCGAATTAGCGCTTGATAGCCCTGATGGCCAGAGAGGTTTTTAAGTTTATCCTTCAATTCTCGCTCCAACCGAATACTGGTGACTTGCATCTCAGTGGTAGGGACGGAATGAGTGATAGACATTTACAGTTCCTCTAAATAAACTAAACAACGTAGACAAATTGTACTACGATTGTAGTATATTTGACCTGATTACCGCATTAGGCTACAAGTGAATGTCAAAAGCGTCTATATGCTGAGTTTAATCCAGTCAAGATTTTAGAACTAGTTCTTAATAATAGTCAGTTTTCAGGGAGTTAGGTCATCAATTTAGCGGGGGCTGTGGGACATGTTGAAATTTAACTATGGCAAGCAAGGCACTATTTTAGAATCCGTCGCTGATCCGATTGAAGACGTTATCAATCGGCGTGTTGTCTTAGCCATGCGATCTGCCCAACCTATCCATATGGAACCTAGCTTTGTATCCCTGATTGTGCCTTCTGAGATTCCTGAAGTCAGAGCTTTGGCCTTTGAACTTACTCAAGGGCATTGTGATGCCGTCTCTTTAAGCACCCAGGAGTCTCTCTCAGACTCATCTCCAGAATCGGTAGTACCGTCAGACTTCATCAGCCACGATATTGAAGTTATTATGCGCGGGGTTTGGTTGACCCACCATCCTGATGCCGAAGAAGGTATATTTTTTACATCCCTAACCACTGAAATCGAAGAGCAAATTGAAGAACTGTGGACCTACCAACCCGTTACCTCATCCTAGCCCCCACTGCAGATTGACTTTTAAGGGGCCAATTCTGGGTAGAGTAGATATGCTGAACCAACGTTTGAGAACTTTATGTCCATTGAAATGTTACGAACGCTAGTATGGACAGATTGCCGACTGGCGCTCGTCTTTTTAGTGTTTTTCCCCTTAGGTTTATTGGTGTGGGCCATTATTGAAAATGCCCAACCCATTAGCCGGCTTTTGGTCATCTACTGGCGAGTCGCCAGTTTATTGCTCATCACCATGTATTTGATGATGGCCCAAGTCCCCCTCAGCTTTGTGACACTCTTTCTCGCTCTGCTTCTGGTTCCAGTCAGTCTCTGGTTTTGGGTGGATCTTAATGAAGAAATCGATGATCGTCGTGGCAAGTTAAAACTAGCCTTGACCTCGTGGCGATGGGCTACGTCTCTTTTTTGCCTTATTTCTGCTGCAGCATTAGTCCCCTCTCTAGGGTGTGCGGGGTCTAAAACTGCGATCGCAGCGGATCAATGTCAGGTTTGGTTAGAACCTGCCTATGGGGTTGCATCGATGGTTCATGCTAGCTCTGGTGTCAGTCGGATTAACATCTTAGCCACCCTCTCATTGATTCTCTATGGATTTTACTTCGGCTATTTTTTGCTATTCCGCTTATCGAAGCAAGGCCGTTCAGCCACAGGTTACTAATCGATTCATTACATTCTTAAGCACGTTGAGCCATGGCAATCGGGGATAGGTTAGAGCAATATACCCTTCAATGTCCTCAAGAAGTATTGATTGTTAAAGCGGAGGTTGCAGGTGAACCGGATGAGATCGCTATTTTTAGGGGTTTTTCTAGTTCACTGATGCGACCGACAGCTTTTGATGTCGATACTCCTATCTTGCCTGAGGATGCCACCATTCTCTCCATTGACCGGTTACAAGGCCCTTACGATCCAGCCCATCCACAATATTTACAGCAGGGGCTTTCATGGGAAGACTTTCTGCCTCACTTAACTCAATTGGGTTTGTAGACTCAGATTGCTCTTTATTACAACCTTCTTCAAATGCCAATGTTACAAAATTTGGCATCGATATTCTCATGGCTATATCCAGCCGAGGAAAACTACTGCGAATCAAGACCTCATCAGGTCTGTCTTAGATCAGAAAAACTCAACGTATCAATCACTCGGTAACCCACACCTCTTCACTGGTACAAGATGATTAGTGAGTTTGATAGGCTGTAAGAATATCAAGAATGTATCAAGGAACTGTTGAAAGCAAACGACAATGGATAATTCTTTAGCAACCCTCTATTTGACACTTTTCTTGGTCTTACTCTGCTTCGCAGGGTGGTTTGTGTTTCGCCAAGTTTTAAGAACACGCAAGAATGAACTCACCATTTCCAAGCTAGAAAGCAAATTCAAAAAAGATATCGGTACGGTCGAAGAATATTTCGAGCTAGGTAGTATCTATTTGCAGAAAAAGCTTTTCGTCCAAGCTGTGACCCAACTCAAAAAGGCGCTGAAGGCCGCTGAAGATGAGGTTGGCACCTTTCCTTCAGAAGAAGACGATGCTGAAGTTTCAGAAAGCAATCCGACCATCGAACCCTTAGCTCCGTTATATAACGCTCTAGGCTATGCCTACTTCGGCCAAGAACAATTTGATTTAGCCATTCGAAATTATAAAGAAGCCCTGAAGTGTAAAACGGATTACCTAGTGGCAATGAACAATCTGGCCCATGCCTATGAGCGGAAAAAGCTTATGCGCCAGGCATTAGATACCTATGATGAGGTATTATCCCGAGATCCAAAGAACGATACAGCTAAGCGCCGATCTAGATCGCTCCGCAAGCAAGTTACGGTTTCAGGGTAAGTCAAATGCCAGATTCCCTAATGTATGGCGATGATGATATGTACGTTGTGCTGGAAACCAACCAGCCAGAAAAGTTTCTAACGGCAGCAGAACTGGTCGTCAAGCTAGAGTCTGTTTTATCGACACAGCAGGACGACCTTCCTCCAGATCTTCAAGGGATGTCAACCATTCCAGAACAAGCCAAACATCTGGCCTCAACTGCTTGTGAGCTAGATCTAGGACCTGGTGAATTTTTGCAATGGTATGTTGTGCGCCTAGAAAAGTAAACAAATTATCGAGCAGAAATACGTATTTCTGCTCGATAATTTGTTTAAGCAGTTCAAATTAAGTGTTAATTCTGAACCGATTGACTTGAGATGGTATTCACTATAATTTTTGGCTAATAGAACCGCGCTGAGCACGGTGCATCGCCCGTAGTACTGCGGCTGGATCGACCAGCTTGCCTTGATATTTGAGGGTCCAATGAAGGTGGGGGCCCGTAGTACGTCCGGTCATTCCAACCCGACCAATGCGTTGACCAGCTTTTACGGTTTGTCCTTGTCGAATACGTAATCCACCATCGACGATGTATGGCCCTCTGCTATCTCTGGCAACATAGCCTTTCATGTGGCAATAGACATGAATCCAAGACCCAGACTGGACGCGAACAGAAGTGCCACAAGCTGTCTTGCCTGAAACTCTGATCACTCGCCCAGACCACCAGTTGCGAATGTAGCTCCCATTGGGAGCTGCAAAATCGAGGCCTGTATGAAATTCGGTTGAATAGCCTCCTGTCGGAGACGAACGATAGCCAAACGGAGAGGTATATCCCTGAAAATTCTCCACCGGGAAGGAGCCATTGCGCCAGATAGAGGTACCTACTGCAACTTGAGGCGGCTGATTACCTATAGCCTTTGGCCCTATAGCTGCTACCACATTTAATCCAACGACACTTGCACCAACGGCAGATAACCAGCGGTTGCGTTTCATTGCGGAACTCCTTTGCAAATGACCCCAACTTGCCCAACCGGCAACGGTCTAATCACGAATAACAATAAAGAAAACATGAACTCCCTTATAGCGTCATGCCTAGCGTCTGTCAATGTCTTTGAGCCAAACTGCTGACCAAATGACACAATTACAACCCTTTTTGGATGACTTTGAGCCCGACCTTCGATCTAATGACTACTCCAGTAAGTGCCCAGTTCCGTCTGATCTCAAGATTGACTCAGGATACACTTCTTCTTGGAGAATATTGCAACCCTACTGATTCAATCTTATAGAAGTCCTAAGGCTGTGAAATAGCAGGCCTTTTGTGAAGGAAAAGACGGGCAAGGTTAGACTGAAGCAATGGCTAAGACAACCGGTAAGTATTCTCGACTACACAAGTTAGTTCAATATCTTCAACCCCATTGGCGCAGCGTCTTTTTGGGCATTTTGGCGCTGTTCATTGTCAACAGTTTAGGAACCTACTTACCGCTGCTCATCCGCAATGCCATTGATGACTTAGAGATCGCCTTTAGTTTTGGTCCCATCCTCCACAACATTTTAGTCATCGCTGGCCTAGCCTCAATCATGTGGTGTTTCCGCATGGCCTCTCGGATTTTGTTATTTGGGACAGGCCGACAAGTCGAATTCGATCTCAAACAGCGAATTTTTGAGCACCTACTGTCTTTAGAGCCTTCTTACTTCGCCGAGAATACCGCAGGTGACCTGATTAATCGTGCCACTAGCGATGTGGATAATATTCGTCGTTTAGTAGGCTTTGCGGTCCTTAGCTTGGCCAACACCTTATTTGCCTATGCCCTACGATTGCCAGTCATGCTGGCCATCGATCCGGTATTGAGTCTAACTGCTATCGCAGTGTATCCCCTCATAATGCTGTTAGTTCAATTCTTTAGCCATCGTCTACGCAGTGAGCAATTAGCCGTGCAGCAGGCTCTCTCCAATATGAGTGAGCTGGTCCAGGAAGATATGAGTGGCATCTCTTTAATTAAAATTTATGCCCAAGAAACCAATGAACAGTCAGAATTTCAACATCTGAATCAAGCGTTATTAACTGCCAATCTGAAGCTAGCCAAGACCCGGAATATTCTGTTCCCTGTTTTGGGGGGAATGGCGAGTATTAGCCTACTAGTGCTGCTGGCTTTTGGGAGTCGTTCAATTCCGTCCGGTGGTATTAGTGTCGGTGATTTTGTAGCCTTGCTGCTATATGTTGAGCAACTCATTTTCCCCACAGCCCTTTTAGGGTTCACCATTACTGCCTATCAACGGGGTGAAGTCAGTATTGA
The Acaryochloris marina S15 genome window above contains:
- a CDS encoding alr0857 family protein, with product MLKFNYGKQGTILESVADPIEDVINRRVVLAMRSAQPIHMEPSFVSLIVPSEIPEVRALAFELTQGHCDAVSLSTQESLSDSSPESVVPSDFISHDIEVIMRGVWLTHHPDAEEGIFFTSLTTEIEEQIEELWTYQPVTSS
- a CDS encoding DUF3177 family protein translates to MSIEMLRTLVWTDCRLALVFLVFFPLGLLVWAIIENAQPISRLLVIYWRVASLLLITMYLMMAQVPLSFVTLFLALLLVPVSLWFWVDLNEEIDDRRGKLKLALTSWRWATSLFCLISAAALVPSLGCAGSKTAIAADQCQVWLEPAYGVASMVHASSGVSRINILATLSLILYGFYFGYFLLFRLSKQGRSATGY
- a CDS encoding tetratricopeptide repeat protein; the encoded protein is MDNSLATLYLTLFLVLLCFAGWFVFRQVLRTRKNELTISKLESKFKKDIGTVEEYFELGSIYLQKKLFVQAVTQLKKALKAAEDEVGTFPSEEDDAEVSESNPTIEPLAPLYNALGYAYFGQEQFDLAIRNYKEALKCKTDYLVAMNNLAHAYERKKLMRQALDTYDEVLSRDPKNDTAKRRSRSLRKQVTVSG
- a CDS encoding chlororespiratory reduction protein 7, with the translated sequence MPDSLMYGDDDMYVVLETNQPEKFLTAAELVVKLESVLSTQQDDLPPDLQGMSTIPEQAKHLASTACELDLGPGEFLQWYVVRLEK
- a CDS encoding M23 family metallopeptidase, producing MKRNRWLSAVGASVVGLNVVAAIGPKAIGNQPPQVAVGTSIWRNGSFPVENFQGYTSPFGYRSSPTGGYSTEFHTGLDFAAPNGSYIRNWWSGRVIRVSGKTACGTSVRVQSGSWIHVYCHMKGYVARDSRGPYIVDGGLRIRQGQTVKAGQRIGRVGMTGRTTGPHLHWTLKYQGKLVDPAAVLRAMHRAQRGSISQKL
- a CDS encoding ABC transporter ATP-binding protein; its protein translation is MAKTTGKYSRLHKLVQYLQPHWRSVFLGILALFIVNSLGTYLPLLIRNAIDDLEIAFSFGPILHNILVIAGLASIMWCFRMASRILLFGTGRQVEFDLKQRIFEHLLSLEPSYFAENTAGDLINRATSDVDNIRRLVGFAVLSLANTLFAYALRLPVMLAIDPVLSLTAIAVYPLIMLLVQFFSHRLRSEQLAVQQALSNMSELVQEDMSGISLIKIYAQETNEQSEFQHLNQALLTANLKLAKTRNILFPVLGGMASISLLVLLAFGSRSIPSGGISVGDFVALLLYVEQLIFPTALLGFTITAYQRGEVSIDRIETILGVEPHIQNTDQSQRLEQEKVQGKLIAENLTFTYPGAAVPSLKQVCFQIQPGETVAIVGPVGSGKSTLANALPRLLDISSGQLFVDGHDVTQVHLRDLRNAIAYVPQDSFLFSTSLKNNIRYGNPLSDASDVEYVAKQAQIHDEVLNFPQRYKTIVGERGITLSGGQRQRTALSRALLVDAPILILDDALSSVDNQTATEILNNLSSDTQRKTVVFISHQLSAAAIADQIFVMDQGEIVQIGTHTHLVQKPGLYQTLWNKQKLEEQL